In one Agathobacter rectalis ATCC 33656 genomic region, the following are encoded:
- the uvrB gene encoding excinuclease ABC subunit UvrB, whose product MEFKLHSKYKPTGDQPQAIEQLVKGFKEGNQFETLLGVTGSGKTFTMANVIAALNKPTLIISHNKTLAGQLYGEMKEFFPENAVEYFVSYYDYYQPEAYVPQSDTYIAKDSSVNDEIDKLRLSATAALTERKDVIVVASVSCIYGLGSPDEWTGMSISLRPGQERDRDDLARALIDLQYTRNDMDFHRGTFRVHGDVLDIFPANADDTAIRVEFFGDEIDRIVEVDVLTGEVKCSLEHTMIFPASHYVVSQEKINEACLNIEKELDERVKYFKGEDKLIEAQRIAERTNFDIEMMRETGFCSGIENYTRHLNFAKPGEPPMTLIDFFPDDFLIIVDESHITIPQIGGMYAGDRSRKTTLVDYGFRLPSALDNRPLNFEEFEGKIDQMLFVSATPNKYENEHELLRAEQIIRPTGLLDPEISVRPVEGQIDDLVSEVNKETANHHKVLITTLTKRMAEDLTNYMAELGIRVKYLHSDIDTLERAEIIRDLRLDVFDVLVGINLLREGLDIPEITLVAILDADKEGFLRSETSLIQTIGRAARNSEGHVIMYADKITDSMRVAIDETKRRRKVQEEYNEAHGITPQTIQKSVRDLIAISKKVAADENALDKDPESMSKKELEKHIADIEKKMKKAAAELNFEAAAEYRDKLIMLKNTLRDIR is encoded by the coding sequence ATGGAATTTAAACTGCATTCAAAATACAAGCCGACCGGCGACCAGCCACAGGCGATAGAGCAGCTTGTGAAGGGCTTTAAGGAGGGCAACCAGTTTGAAACCTTACTTGGAGTTACAGGCTCCGGCAAGACCTTTACCATGGCCAATGTCATTGCAGCACTCAATAAGCCTACACTTATCATATCGCACAATAAGACACTGGCGGGGCAGCTCTATGGTGAGATGAAGGAGTTTTTCCCTGAGAATGCAGTAGAGTATTTTGTTTCCTACTACGACTATTACCAGCCTGAGGCATATGTGCCGCAGTCTGATACGTACATAGCCAAGGATTCCTCTGTAAATGATGAGATAGATAAGCTCAGGCTTTCAGCCACGGCAGCACTCACAGAGCGAAAGGATGTCATTGTCGTGGCATCGGTTTCCTGCATATACGGACTTGGAAGTCCTGATGAGTGGACAGGCATGAGTATTTCGCTGCGCCCGGGGCAAGAGAGGGACAGGGATGATCTCGCGAGGGCTCTCATAGATTTACAGTACACCAGGAATGATATGGATTTTCACCGAGGCACCTTCAGAGTGCATGGTGATGTGCTTGATATATTTCCGGCAAATGCCGATGATACAGCAATCAGGGTTGAGTTTTTCGGTGATGAGATAGATCGGATAGTAGAGGTTGATGTGCTGACCGGCGAGGTAAAGTGCTCGCTTGAGCACACGATGATTTTCCCTGCATCCCACTATGTAGTTTCGCAGGAGAAGATAAATGAGGCCTGCCTCAATATAGAGAAAGAGCTTGATGAGCGTGTGAAGTATTTTAAAGGCGAGGACAAGCTCATAGAGGCTCAGCGAATAGCAGAGAGGACTAATTTTGACATAGAGATGATGAGGGAGACAGGCTTCTGCTCAGGAATTGAGAACTATACGAGGCATCTGAACTTTGCAAAGCCGGGGGAGCCTCCTATGACACTCATAGATTTCTTCCCGGATGATTTTCTCATAATCGTGGATGAGTCACATATCACGATTCCACAGATAGGCGGTATGTATGCGGGTGACCGCTCTAGAAAGACCACTCTTGTTGATTATGGCTTCAGACTGCCCTCGGCCCTTGACAACAGACCTCTCAATTTTGAGGAGTTCGAGGGTAAAATAGACCAGATGCTCTTTGTCTCAGCCACTCCTAATAAGTATGAGAATGAGCATGAGCTGCTTCGTGCGGAGCAGATTATCAGACCGACGGGACTTTTGGATCCTGAGATATCAGTGCGCCCTGTTGAGGGACAGATTGATGACCTTGTGTCAGAGGTCAATAAGGAGACTGCAAACCATCACAAGGTGCTTATCACCACACTCACAAAGCGTATGGCTGAGGATCTCACGAACTATATGGCAGAGCTTGGCATCAGGGTAAAGTACCTGCATTCAGATATAGATACACTTGAGAGAGCGGAGATAATACGTGACCTGCGTCTTGACGTATTTGACGTGCTCGTCGGCATCAATCTGCTCAGGGAGGGTCTTGATATCCCGGAGATTACACTTGTTGCCATACTCGATGCGGATAAGGAAGGTTTCCTTCGCTCAGAGACCTCACTTATACAGACGATAGGACGTGCCGCACGTAACAGTGAGGGCCATGTTATCATGTACGCTGACAAGATTACAGACTCCATGCGTGTCGCAATTGACGAGACAAAGCGTCGTAGAAAGGTACAGGAAGAGTACAATGAGGCTCACGGCATCACGCCACAGACTATACAGAAATCCGTGCGTGATCTCATAGCTATCTCAAAGAAGGTAGCGGCCGATGAGAATGCTCTTGACAAAGATCCGGAGTCAATGAGCAAAAAAGAGCTTGAGAAGCATATTGCAGATATAGAGAAAAAGATGAAAAAAGCAGCGGCAGAGCTCAATTTCGAGGCTGCTGCAGAGTACAGGGATAAGCTTATTATGCTGAAAAACACACTGAGAGATATACGATAA
- the secA gene encoding preprotein translocase subunit SecA, whose protein sequence is MSAFSKIFGSHSERELKRIYPIADKVESYKEAMGKLSDEELKDKTREFKKRLEDGATLDDILPEAFATVREAAKRVLGMEHYRVQIIGGIILHQGRIAEMRTGEGKTLVSTLPAYLNALEGKGVCIVTVNDYLAKRDAEWMGQVHEFLGLKVGVVLGGMDNDERREAYGCDITYITNNELGFDYLRDNMVIYKEQLVQRGLHYAIIDEVDSVLIDEARTPLIISGQSGKSTRLYEACDILATQMKRGEDVPEYSKMDAIMGIVQDETGDFIVNEKDKVVNLTQDGVKKVEQFFHIENLADPENLEIQHNIILALRAHNLMFKDQDYVVKDDEVLIVDEFTGRIMPGRRYSDGLHQAIEAKEHVKVKRESKTLATITFQNFFNKFDKKAGMTGTALTEEKEFRDIYGMDVVEIPTNKPVARIDLQDAVYATKKEKFKAVVDAVKEAHEKGQPVLVGTITIETSELLSGMLKREGIPHTVLNAKFHEKEAEIVALAGQHGAVTIATNMAGRGTDIKLDDEAKAAGGLKIIGTERHESRRIDNQLRGRAGRQGDPGESQFFISLEDDLMRLFGSERLMGVFNALGVPEGEQIQHKMLTSAIEKAQEKIEANNFGIRKNLLEYDQVDNDQREIIYSERMKVLNGDNMRDAILKMVQEQVEKSVDRCISEEIDRADWDLVELNELVLPVIPLDPITKEDIESIKNAKQLKQYLKEKAVMLYEQKETEFPEPEQFREIERVVLLRVIDRKWMDHIDDMAQLRQGIGLQAYGQKDPIVEYKMAGFDMFDDMISAIQEDTVRLLYHVQVEQKVEREQVAKISGTNKDESAQNAPKRRAAAKVYPNDPCPCGSGKKYKQCCGRVK, encoded by the coding sequence ATGAGCGCATTTTCAAAAATCTTTGGTTCTCACAGCGAGAGAGAGCTTAAGAGAATTTACCCGATTGCTGACAAGGTTGAGTCATATAAGGAAGCAATGGGAAAGCTTTCCGATGAAGAATTAAAGGATAAGACAAGGGAGTTTAAAAAGCGTCTGGAGGACGGAGCAACACTTGATGATATTCTTCCGGAGGCATTTGCTACAGTAAGAGAGGCTGCTAAGCGTGTGCTTGGCATGGAACATTATAGAGTACAGATAATCGGTGGTATTATTTTGCATCAGGGACGTATTGCAGAGATGCGAACCGGTGAAGGTAAGACACTTGTTTCTACACTTCCTGCATACCTTAATGCACTTGAGGGCAAGGGTGTGTGTATTGTCACAGTCAATGATTACCTTGCAAAGCGTGATGCTGAGTGGATGGGACAGGTTCATGAGTTCTTAGGGCTTAAGGTCGGCGTGGTACTTGGCGGCATGGACAATGACGAGCGCAGGGAGGCTTACGGCTGTGATATTACATATATCACAAACAATGAGCTTGGATTTGATTACCTGCGTGACAATATGGTTATCTACAAGGAACAGCTTGTTCAGAGAGGTCTCCACTATGCTATCATCGATGAGGTCGATTCAGTGCTTATCGATGAGGCACGTACACCTCTTATCATTTCAGGACAGAGTGGCAAGTCGACAAGACTTTACGAGGCATGCGATATCCTGGCTACACAGATGAAGCGTGGTGAGGATGTTCCTGAGTATTCAAAGATGGATGCCATCATGGGCATTGTCCAGGACGAGACAGGTGATTTCATCGTAAATGAGAAGGACAAGGTCGTAAACCTTACACAGGATGGTGTGAAAAAGGTAGAACAGTTCTTCCATATCGAGAACCTTGCAGATCCGGAGAATCTTGAAATCCAGCACAATATCATACTTGCGCTTCGTGCGCACAACCTCATGTTCAAAGATCAGGACTATGTGGTAAAGGATGATGAGGTGCTTATCGTAGATGAGTTTACCGGACGTATCATGCCTGGACGCCGTTATTCGGACGGACTGCATCAGGCTATCGAGGCAAAGGAGCATGTAAAGGTTAAGAGAGAGAGCAAGACCCTTGCCACAATCACATTCCAGAACTTCTTCAACAAGTTTGACAAGAAGGCCGGTATGACAGGTACAGCTCTCACAGAGGAAAAAGAGTTCCGTGATATCTATGGCATGGATGTTGTCGAGATACCTACAAATAAGCCGGTAGCGCGTATTGATTTACAGGATGCTGTATACGCTACCAAAAAGGAAAAGTTCAAGGCAGTTGTGGATGCGGTTAAAGAGGCACATGAAAAGGGACAGCCTGTTCTTGTAGGTACAATTACCATCGAGACATCAGAGCTTTTGAGCGGCATGCTCAAGAGAGAGGGAATCCCTCACACAGTATTAAATGCCAAGTTCCATGAGAAAGAGGCAGAGATTGTTGCACTTGCAGGACAGCACGGTGCAGTTACAATAGCAACCAACATGGCAGGCCGTGGTACCGATATTAAGCTTGACGATGAGGCAAAGGCTGCCGGAGGTCTTAAGATTATCGGTACAGAACGCCATGAGTCAAGACGTATAGACAATCAGCTCCGTGGACGTGCAGGACGTCAGGGAGATCCGGGTGAGTCACAGTTCTTCATCTCACTCGAGGATGACCTCATGAGACTTTTCGGTTCGGAGCGTCTGATGGGCGTTTTCAATGCTCTCGGAGTACCGGAGGGCGAGCAGATCCAGCATAAGATGCTCACATCTGCTATCGAGAAGGCTCAGGAGAAAATCGAGGCCAACAACTTTGGTATTCGTAAAAATCTTCTCGAGTATGACCAGGTGGACAATGACCAGAGAGAGATTATCTACAGCGAGCGTATGAAGGTGCTTAACGGTGACAACATGCGTGATGCTATCCTTAAGATGGTTCAGGAGCAGGTTGAGAAGTCTGTCGACAGATGTATTTCCGAGGAAATTGACAGAGCTGACTGGGATCTTGTAGAGCTCAACGAGCTTGTGCTTCCGGTCATTCCTCTTGATCCGATTACAAAAGAGGATATTGAGTCAATCAAGAATGCAAAGCAGCTTAAGCAGTACTTAAAGGAAAAGGCCGTCATGCTTTATGAGCAGAAGGAGACAGAATTCCCTGAGCCTGAGCAGTTCAGAGAGATTGAGCGTGTCGTGCTTCTTCGTGTAATCGACAGAAAGTGGATGGATCACATCGATGATATGGCACAGCTTCGTCAGGGAATCGGCTTACAGGCTTATGGACAGAAAGATCCAATCGTAGAGTACAAGATGGCAGGCTTTGATATGTTTGACGACATGATTTCAGCTATCCAGGAGGATACTGTCAGACTGCTGTATCATGTACAGGTTGAGCAGAAGGTTGAGCGAGAGCAGGTTGCAAAGATTTCGGGCACAAACAAGGATGAGTCAGCACAGAATGCACCAAAGCGCCGTGCAGCAGCCAAGGTATATCCGAATGACCCATGTCCATGCGGCAGTGGCAAGAAATATAAGCAGTGCTGTGGACGTGTGAAGTAA
- a CDS encoding TIGR03905 family TSCPD domain-containing protein encodes MSYIYKTKGTCSTQIELDLDGDVVHNVKFTGGCNGNLKAIPKLVEGLTVAQVEEKIGGIKCGFKNTSCGDQLAKACREAYEAQK; translated from the coding sequence ATGTCATATATTTACAAAACAAAAGGAACCTGTTCAACACAGATTGAGCTTGACCTCGATGGCGATGTAGTACATAACGTAAAGTTTACAGGAGGCTGCAACGGAAATCTTAAGGCTATCCCAAAGCTCGTTGAAGGACTCACAGTAGCCCAGGTAGAGGAAAAAATCGGTGGAATTAAATGTGGATTTAAGAATACATCCTGCGGTGACCAGCTTGCAAAAGCATGCCGCGAAGCATATGAAGCCCAGAAATAA
- a CDS encoding dipicolinate synthase subunit B, whose translation MVISDCTVGMGITGSFCSFEKTKDVAKRLVDSFTHVTPVYSYNAQMMNTRFGKAGDFMHTISEITGDEGIRTLQEAERVGPGKLFDVMVIYPCTGNTAAKLANGIVDTPVLLAAKAHLRNGRPLVIGISTNDALGINFKNIGKLMNMKNIYFVPFGQDDCVKKPNSLVCDGKQVVDTINEVMAGRQIQPVIL comes from the coding sequence ATGGTTATTTCGGATTGCACCGTAGGAATGGGAATTACAGGCTCCTTCTGTAGTTTTGAAAAGACTAAGGATGTTGCAAAGCGGCTTGTGGATAGCTTCACACATGTGACACCTGTATATTCCTATAATGCACAGATGATGAACACGCGCTTTGGAAAGGCGGGAGACTTTATGCATACTATCTCCGAAATCACAGGGGATGAGGGCATCAGGACGCTGCAGGAGGCAGAGCGTGTCGGTCCGGGAAAGCTGTTTGACGTGATGGTGATTTACCCATGCACCGGCAACACAGCGGCAAAGCTTGCAAACGGCATAGTGGACACACCGGTCCTTCTCGCGGCAAAGGCTCATCTGAGAAACGGCAGACCGCTTGTTATCGGGATTTCCACAAATGATGCGCTCGGCATCAACTTTAAGAATATCGGAAAGCTGATGAATATGAAAAATATTTATTTTGTGCCGTTTGGGCAGGATGACTGTGTGAAGAAACCGAATTCACTCGTGTGTGATGGAAAACAGGTTGTCGACACAATAAATGAAGTGATGGCAGGACGACAGATCCAGCCGGTAATCCTCTAG
- a CDS encoding NAD(P)-dependent oxidoreductase, with product MQKDTIIYVTDQRQKYLADMLGGEQTDCRNSGGIDYERVGNIVFPTPFSKLKLINSDIEKLKHNIIINNIAVWGGMMPECFPGIDRGCDFMRDETVIEQNAIVTAEATASIAIQKSIHGIYGSKVLVSGFGKCGKAIARVFSAMGAHVMVMARRKQARHEATELGYETVDFNDPAKACFETLFLINTVPDRVIDESLIMILQKDAIIIDIASKPGGCDFEACKRYQINCTHALGLPGIYCPKTGAKILYDCMKRKGMTEGLWLFRIAP from the coding sequence ATGCAAAAAGACACTATAATATATGTTACGGATCAGAGGCAAAAGTACCTCGCTGATATGCTGGGAGGAGAACAGACAGATTGCAGAAATAGCGGCGGGATTGATTATGAGCGTGTTGGGAATATTGTGTTTCCTACACCGTTTTCAAAGCTTAAGCTTATAAATAGTGATATAGAAAAATTAAAACATAATATAATAATTAACAATATTGCAGTGTGGGGCGGAATGATGCCGGAGTGCTTTCCCGGCATTGACAGGGGCTGTGACTTTATGAGAGATGAAACTGTCATAGAGCAGAATGCCATTGTTACGGCCGAGGCCACTGCGTCCATAGCAATACAAAAAAGCATACATGGTATATACGGCTCAAAGGTACTTGTGAGCGGGTTTGGAAAATGCGGAAAGGCAATTGCCCGCGTTTTTTCTGCTATGGGAGCCCATGTCATGGTGATGGCAAGGAGAAAACAGGCAAGGCATGAGGCCACTGAACTGGGATATGAAACGGTGGATTTTAATGATCCTGCCAAGGCCTGTTTTGAAACACTGTTTCTCATAAACACAGTACCGGATAGGGTTATAGATGAAAGTTTAATCATGATTTTGCAAAAAGATGCGATAATTATAGACATTGCATCTAAGCCCGGCGGCTGTGATTTTGAGGCCTGTAAGAGGTATCAGATAAACTGTACGCATGCGCTCGGTCTTCCGGGCATATACTGTCCGAAAACCGGTGCAAAAATACTTTATGACTGTATGAAAAGAAAAGGTATGACGGAGGGCTTATGGTTATTTCGGATTGCACCGTAG
- a CDS encoding aspartate kinase: protein MVKVVKFGGSSLASAEQFTKVGDIIRSDESRKYVVPSAPGKRNSKDTKVTDMLYACYDLAENDQDFKVMLRKIKDRYDSIINGLHLKLALDEEFKIIAENFKAKAGADYAASRGEYLNGIIMANYLGYEFIDSATVIFFDENGNFDAEKTDKVLSKKLEQTEKAVIPGFYGAGPDGKVVTFSRGGSDITGSIVSKACHASMYENWTDVSGCLVADPRIIDNPQPIKVVTYRELRELSYMGASVLHEDAVFPVRKAGIPINIRNTNDPEAPGTLIVESTCQKPDYTITGIAGKKGFVAVNIDKDKMNSEVGFCRKALQAFEENGISIEHMPSGIDTMTVFVHQAEFEGKEQQVISSIRRLAHPDIIDLESDLALIAVVGRGMKSNRGTAGRIFSALAHANINVRMIDQGSSELNIIIGVSNDDFDKAIKAIYDIFVVTQL, encoded by the coding sequence ATGGTAAAGGTAGTAAAGTTTGGCGGCAGCTCGCTCGCCAGTGCAGAGCAGTTCACAAAGGTTGGCGACATCATAAGAAGCGATGAGTCAAGAAAATATGTTGTGCCGAGTGCACCGGGAAAGAGAAATTCCAAAGACACAAAGGTAACAGATATGCTTTATGCATGCTATGATCTGGCTGAGAATGATCAGGATTTCAAGGTTATGCTCAGAAAAATCAAGGACAGATATGATTCAATCATAAATGGCCTTCATTTAAAGCTGGCACTTGATGAGGAGTTCAAGATTATCGCTGAGAATTTCAAGGCAAAGGCAGGTGCAGATTATGCAGCCTCTCGTGGTGAGTACTTAAACGGAATCATCATGGCAAACTATCTCGGATATGAGTTTATAGATTCGGCAACAGTCATCTTTTTTGATGAGAATGGCAATTTTGACGCGGAAAAGACAGACAAGGTGCTCTCAAAGAAGCTTGAGCAGACAGAAAAGGCTGTTATTCCGGGCTTTTACGGAGCAGGACCTGATGGAAAGGTAGTCACCTTCTCAAGAGGTGGTTCGGATATCACTGGTTCCATCGTGTCAAAGGCATGTCATGCCAGCATGTACGAGAACTGGACAGATGTTTCAGGCTGTCTCGTAGCTGATCCTAGAATTATCGACAATCCACAGCCAATCAAGGTTGTTACTTATAGAGAGCTCAGAGAGCTTTCATATATGGGAGCATCAGTGCTCCACGAGGATGCTGTTTTCCCTGTAAGAAAGGCAGGCATCCCAATCAATATCAGAAATACAAACGACCCGGAAGCACCTGGTACTCTCATCGTTGAGAGCACATGCCAAAAGCCTGATTATACCATCACAGGTATCGCCGGAAAGAAGGGCTTTGTTGCGGTAAATATCGACAAGGACAAGATGAACTCAGAGGTGGGCTTCTGTAGAAAGGCTCTCCAGGCGTTTGAGGAGAACGGTATCTCTATAGAGCATATGCCATCAGGTATCGATACTATGACAGTATTCGTACATCAGGCAGAGTTTGAGGGCAAGGAGCAGCAGGTTATCAGCTCAATCAGAAGACTTGCTCATCCTGATATCATTGACCTCGAGTCAGACCTCGCGCTTATCGCTGTTGTTGGACGTGGCATGAAGTCAAACCGTGGTACAGCCGGCAGGATTTTCTCTGCACTTGCACATGCCAATATCAATGTGCGCATGATTGATCAGGGTTCATCAGAGCTCAATATCATCATCGGTGTAAGCAATGATGACTTTGACAAGGCAATAAAAGCCATCTACGATATTTTTGTTGTCACACAGCTGTAA
- a CDS encoding metallophosphoesterase family protein: protein MKRVLVLSDSHGNVGNMIRAVKREEPDMILHLGDCVVDADALRREFPHITMVNVPGNCDFSRGDTERLIDIDGYKVLMCHGHTYGVKMSYMHLELHAKEVGADLALFGHTHKLFYDKHNGLAMMNPGSIGAPLWGCMPSYGIITFDKEHDVMKLDVDYIEY, encoded by the coding sequence ATGAAGAGAGTTTTGGTACTGAGTGATTCACATGGTAATGTGGGAAATATGATTCGGGCAGTCAAAAGAGAGGAGCCTGATATGATACTTCATCTGGGAGACTGCGTTGTGGATGCGGATGCCCTTAGGAGAGAGTTTCCTCATATAACCATGGTCAATGTGCCGGGAAACTGTGATTTTTCACGGGGAGATACAGAGAGACTTATTGATATCGACGGCTATAAGGTACTCATGTGCCATGGACATACATATGGAGTAAAGATGTCATATATGCATCTGGAGCTTCATGCGAAGGAAGTCGGGGCAGACCTGGCGCTCTTTGGACATACACACAAGCTGTTTTATGATAAGCACAATGGTCTTGCGATGATGAATCCGGGAAGCATCGGTGCACCGCTGTGGGGCTGCATGCCATCATACGGTATCATCACATTTGACAAAGAACACGATGTTATGAAGCTTGATGTTGATTATATTGAGTATTGA
- a CDS encoding alpha/beta fold hydrolase, with the protein MIITEEKYNEELTRYVLPFIRLNFEDGYMKSADGTRIHYGYVTTPVAKAAIVISHGFTECMPKYYEMIYYFAKAGYSVYMVEHRGHGFSDRSVSDISMVTVNSFDDYVSDLDMFIREIVMKREGRRPLYLYGHSMGGAIAALYLEKHPEVFTKAVLSSPMIEMLYGNFSHFAVEAILFVASVLNWNDKYLPSQTPYTDEYDFESSCCLSKARYDYIYKCKVEEERYRTNGATYRWCRAGRKASKYIKKHAQEIKIPVLLCQAGKDYLVSNAAEDEFIAKLPQGIKKVYPDSKHEIFNADDDTLEKFYSDILDFWA; encoded by the coding sequence ATGATTATTACAGAAGAAAAATATAATGAGGAATTAACAAGATATGTTTTGCCTTTTATCAGGCTTAATTTTGAAGATGGCTATATGAAGAGTGCAGATGGCACACGCATACATTACGGCTATGTGACGACACCTGTAGCAAAGGCTGCCATAGTCATATCACATGGATTTACAGAGTGTATGCCTAAATATTATGAGATGATTTACTATTTCGCAAAGGCCGGATACTCAGTATATATGGTGGAGCATCGAGGACACGGCTTTTCGGACAGAAGTGTATCCGATATAAGCATGGTCACTGTAAACAGCTTTGACGATTATGTGAGTGACCTTGATATGTTTATCCGCGAGATTGTGATGAAGCGTGAGGGGCGCAGACCGCTTTACTTGTACGGTCACTCTATGGGAGGCGCGATAGCTGCCCTGTATCTTGAGAAGCATCCTGAGGTATTTACAAAGGCAGTACTTTCAAGCCCTATGATAGAGATGCTTTATGGCAATTTTTCACATTTTGCCGTGGAGGCGATACTGTTTGTCGCAAGTGTGCTTAACTGGAACGATAAATATCTGCCGAGCCAGACACCGTATACGGATGAGTATGATTTTGAATCGAGCTGTTGTCTGTCAAAGGCGCGCTATGACTACATATACAAGTGCAAGGTGGAGGAGGAACGCTATCGTACAAATGGCGCCACCTACAGATGGTGCAGGGCCGGGCGCAAGGCATCCAAATATATAAAGAAGCATGCACAGGAAATTAAAATACCGGTGCTGTTATGCCAGGCGGGAAAGGATTATCTGGTTTCAAATGCCGCTGAGGATGAATTTATTGCGAAACTGCCTCAGGGCATTAAGAAGGTCTATCCTGATTCAAAGCACGAGATATTTAATGCGGATGATGATACCTTGGAGAAGTTTTACTCAGATATCCTTGATTTTTGGGCTTGA
- a CDS encoding histidinol-phosphatase, which produces MTGFLKANYHTHTYRCQHAYGSEREYIEAAIRMGIAELGFSDHVPCPFKDGYVSGIRMTMEQAPEYVYAIRELGKEYASDIKLYVGFEAEYIPEFFKEQKAMFDRLGCDYMIMGQHFMKSEQTGPYTGTPTDDESRIREYVDTVIEGMKTGMYSYLAHPDLINYQGLDSVYEWEMTRMCKALKELDIPLEINMLGISAGKHYPTERFWCIPHDIGNKVILGLDAHTVDNICDVESYEKALDIVRKYDLNLIDRIEI; this is translated from the coding sequence ATGACGGGATTTTTAAAGGCAAACTACCATACGCACACCTATAGGTGCCAGCATGCATATGGCAGCGAGCGCGAATATATAGAGGCGGCTATCAGAATGGGTATCGCAGAGCTTGGTTTTTCAGACCATGTGCCGTGCCCCTTTAAGGATGGCTATGTGTCGGGCATCCGGATGACGATGGAGCAGGCACCGGAGTATGTGTATGCCATCAGGGAGCTTGGGAAGGAGTATGCATCCGACATAAAGCTCTATGTCGGCTTTGAGGCGGAGTACATACCGGAGTTTTTCAAGGAGCAGAAGGCTATGTTTGACAGGCTTGGCTGTGATTACATGATAATGGGCCAGCATTTTATGAAATCAGAGCAGACAGGCCCGTATACAGGCACACCGACAGATGATGAGAGCCGTATACGCGAGTATGTGGATACTGTTATAGAGGGAATGAAAACAGGCATGTACAGCTATTTAGCACATCCTGATTTAATAAATTATCAGGGACTTGATTCCGTCTACGAATGGGAGATGACGAGGATGTGCAAGGCACTTAAGGAGCTTGACATACCGCTTGAGATAAACATGCTTGGTATCAGTGCAGGAAAGCACTATCCGACAGAGCGCTTCTGGTGTATACCGCATGACATCGGCAACAAAGTGATACTTGGGCTTGATGCACATACAGTGGACAATATATGTGATGTGGAAAGCTATGAAAAGGCACTTGATATAGTCAGAAAATATGACCTGAATCTTATTGACCGGATTGAGATATAG